GGGAAGGATGAAACTAGTACGTAAAGCCTAGCAGTACCGGTTAAGTACGGAGTCGCCCTCCGAGTGTTCTGAATTCCAAAAGAAAAAAGAGAAAGGGGAAATCCCCCTTTATCTCAATCAAGATGTTCAGCAAGCAACTCAGCACTATCTGTGAGTTTAGCTGGAAGGCCTTTGTTCTCCGAGTTGCCTCCTTCTAACAACCCCATATCCATCAACGTACGGAGATTCCACTTGGCTGTAGAATATGGTACATCAGACCTTTCTGATAATAAGTCAGCAAGACCTGTTACCGTTAGCTCGTGACATCTCAGTAACTCTGCGCTTTTGCGAAGCACGAACTTCTGAGTGTCAGATAATCTCTCCTTTGCCAAGTCAAAGAATGCTCGTGCAAGATTTTGAAAAGTAGGTTCAGCTCTCTTTGCTCTATGAGGACAGTCTTCACAAGTGGTTGCGCAGCTGGAGAATGCACTCTCCCCGTAGCTTGATTTCGTAGTCACCTTCTGCTGTGCCGACCCGACACTGATGGGCAGACGATGCGGGTGTAGATTCACTACCCATTTCGCTTTGTCACCTCTTATTTCTAATTAGTTGAAGATTGATAGCATCAGTTTATAAATTTGGTTAGACGGGGAATAAACTAAAAAAACAAGTACATAGTGTGAACCAACCAATGTTCTGAAGTTCTGTTTTCAGAGAAGAGAAAGCTCTTATCGCATTTCTTCGGGTATCTCTCGCCCACGTTCTCGGAGCTTGGAGAAGCCTTCGCTGTAGAGGCTCATATGGTGCCGTATGTCTTCTTCAATCTCTGCGAGTTTCTCGAGATGCAGCTGTACAGCATCAAGACCCTCTTCTTCATAGTCTTCCATCATATGCGTGAATGCATCACTCATTTGAAGCATCGATTCTTCAAGTCGAAGGCTCAGGTCGATCATTGACTGGACTATTTTAACTGATTCTTCTTCGGATAGCTGTGCCATGAAATCCTCAAGCGCTATTCGTGCTTGCCGGGCACTATCAATCCTGCCAGGAATAACCTCATCGCGCATGGTATGCATCCATCCCAACCGCTCACTATGGGTAAGAGTTCGAAGCTCTTTGATCGAGAAATAGGTGGTCCATGGTGCAAACTCGGAACTCTCGTAATCTATCCAGTCCTCGAAAGCATCGATAACCAATGCCCAACCATCTTCGGAAGCTGACATATCACATCTGCATGTTAATGAACATCGTAGGTTATAAAACGAACCCAAAACCCTCACATGGTAATGAATGACCAATCCAGCGACATAATGCTTGATATTCTAGAACAATGCAAGGAAGATGGTCGAATACCCCATCCGAAAGAGGATCATATTCGCTTTCTGATGGCGAATGGTATGGGACAGAAGAAAGAAGATGGGTGGCTAATCTCCCGCGAAGAAAGGATAGACATCGCCATGGCCCTCATGGCAGAAGGTATTGACGCGGAGAAAGTCGTACAACACATGACCTGGAAGGACTTTGAAGGACTGGTTGCAGGGATATTGGAGCGGAATGGCTACCGGTGTATCGAAAGCTTCCGTCGCATTGGCAATGATGAAATAGAGGGAATGGAGATCGACGTCATAGGCGTCAAGGAACGAAAGATCCTCTCAGTAGATGCGAAGATGTGGGGGATTCGTAAGGGGAAGGCTTCTGCCCTCAAATCAGCAGCAGAAGACCAATTCGATAGAACGAAACGCTTGGGAAATCAACTTGACACGGTTTCTCAGAAAATCGGTGGGCTGGAGCCAGGAGACTACGAGTTGACACCCGTCCTCGTTACCTGGTTCGTAGAGGACATTCAATTTCATGACGGGATACCTATGGTACCCGTGTTCAAGCTCAATTCTTTTGTCCTTGAATTGGATCGCTATCACAGCCTGATTAAGCATCTAGAAGGATCCTTCAAAGGTGGTCAGCAGACACTTCAGTAAACAAGATGAAAAATAGCAACCCTCAGTGAGCTTCATCTTTTTATGGCGACATGTTCCCCCATGAGCTAGTACTACCAAATAATCCGAGGGAAAACAAATGGCTAGAATGAAATTCGGCCTCGTGTACCATGAGAATGTGAATAATTGGGCTACCAAAAGCCTGCGTGAGAAGATAGAAGAGAAGGGACACGAAGCAAAACCATTTCGCCTGACTGACGTTGCTGCTCAGGTGCCGAATCGATTCACCTACCTAGACGAGGAAGATATCTCGGACATGGACGGTATCGTGCTTCGAACCGTCGGCTTTGGTACTGGAGACCAAATCACCTTCCGAATCAGCCTTCTTGAACACTTTGAGGATGCAGGCATCTATGTGATGAATCCCGCCTATGCATTCCGCCGAGCTAAGGACAAATACGCCACACTGACAGCCCTTCACAAAGCTGGAGTACCAGTTCCACGAACGTATATTGGTGAAAATCTTGAGGCTGCCATCGACTTTACAGAAGAAGTTGGAGACGTAATCATCAAGCCGCTTATTGGCGCCCGAGGGTTGGGTGCGATAAGGTCAGATGATGCCGCTTTGGCATATAGGGCTATGAAATTCGTTCATCAGCTTGGTCAGGTGCTCTACGTACAAGAAACCATTCAGAAACCCGATAGGGATATCCGGGCATTTGTCATAGGGGACGAAGTCGTTGGCGCGATGTATCGGTACCTCCCAGAGGACGAAGAGGATGAGTGGAGAACCAATGTTCATACTGGAGGCAGAGCAGAAGAGGCAGACCTGAGTGAAGAGTACGAAGAAGTTGCTATTATGACTGCCAACGTTATGGGGCTTGATTACACGGGTGTAGACATTCTGGAGTCTCCCGACGGCCCGTATGTTATAGAAGCAAACGCGGCTCCATCATGGAGTGCCCTGTCCAGAGTTACGGGATTAGACATAGCAGACATGATTATCGATAAGCTGATTCATGAGGCAAGCCAGTAATCTTGTCTATTTTGAATAGAATCTTCAACACTTAGACTTCTTTTCAATTGTTCATTCAGCTATAAAATCAGCGGTTATATGTAGCTTTAAGAAGGGGTGTCGATTTTTGAAGCACGCTACAAGTGCGCCGAAAAATCGAAACTCAACGACTTCATCAATCCCATCGATCCAACCCGAGGACAATCCATGATCAAACATTCGGTGACAGAGCACCCAAAAAGATGTGCATCCTGCAATCGCAGGTACTGCATTAGAGTCTACAAAAGTGACGACTGCCCATTCTGCGATATGGCTGAACAAGTACTTGTTGAGAGTGTGTCAGCGTATGGAATATCAAAGGATGAAATTTTGGAAGTCAGATTGAATCATGAAGAAAATGGCGAAGAGAAGAATTTCCCAGCTTTACCAGCCATAGAAATCTGTGATTCGCACATTTTCGGTATTCCGCAAAGAGACAACATCACTGATTTGCTAAGCCGAATGATGATAAAGGACCGTTTTATGAAACCTGATTTCAAGAAACCATTTTCTTAAGAATCGCTTCGACTTCATCTGTGCTTAGCAATTTGAATTGCTTATCATCAGCATTGATGCGACCGATATCAATTGTTTCTGCTTTTTCAGCCGGGTCGATGTCAGCTTCTTCTCCCTCAGCCCGAAGTAATCCCTTAAGCGCGAGCTCTTGAGCAGCTTCCAAATCCATATCGGATGTGTAATTCTCATTGAAGAAATCCCTGATTACGTCAGATTCCTTTCCGATTGCTGTTGCTTTCCAACCCCAGAATGAGCCAGAAGGATCAGTTGTGTAGAGCTGCGGGCCATGAAAGTCAACGCCGCCAACCAACAAAGAAACACCAAATGGTCTGACTCCACCATACTGGGTATGCATTTGTTTTGTATCACAAATGTTGACGACCAGAGAATGGACAGATATGGGCTCTTCATAGCTAAGGCGGTTTACCTGTGCCTGAACCCGAGCTTGATCAATGAGCTTTCTTGCGTCAGCGTGTAGCCCTGCTATTGCAGTTCCAACATGATCATCAATCAGCAATATCTTCTTCAATGTCTTCAAATCAACGAGATCATGCGGCAATCTCTTTTCACCCGCAAGAATAACTCCGTCTTTTCCTTTCACACCAACTGCTAGAGGACCATGCCTGACGGCCTCAGTAGCATACTCAACCTGATAGAGGCGACCTTCAGGACTGAAGACTGTTATCGCCCTGTCATAGCCCATACTTCCTTGTGACCCTGGGAACATGCTTTCATAACACTCCGAATTTGTAAGACAGTGACTAGTAATTGTCTAGACAAGTGGACGCGTTAAACTGGCAATATAGGTATTTCTATAGGATAAGGCTATCTCCATTGATACGTCAAATCTATGCAGTCGGGAATCTTGTCCTCAATATCTGAAAGATCCTCCAAATCAGGCTCTTCCAAGCTCTCTGCTTCACTTTCTCTTACACCTGATGATGCAACGTAGTTCTGGACCATGTACTCTCCGGAATAGCCAAGATCCTCTAGAGC
The Candidatus Thorarchaeota archaeon genome window above contains:
- a CDS encoding RimK family alpha-L-glutamate ligase codes for the protein MARMKFGLVYHENVNNWATKSLREKIEEKGHEAKPFRLTDVAAQVPNRFTYLDEEDISDMDGIVLRTVGFGTGDQITFRISLLEHFEDAGIYVMNPAYAFRRAKDKYATLTALHKAGVPVPRTYIGENLEAAIDFTEEVGDVIIKPLIGARGLGAIRSDDAALAYRAMKFVHQLGQVLYVQETIQKPDRDIRAFVIGDEVVGAMYRYLPEDEEDEWRTNVHTGGRAEEADLSEEYEEVAIMTANVMGLDYTGVDILESPDGPYVIEANAAPSWSALSRVTGLDIADMIIDKLIHEASQ
- the psmA gene encoding archaeal proteasome endopeptidase complex subunit alpha, translating into MGYDRAITVFSPEGRLYQVEYATEAVRHGPLAVGVKGKDGVILAGEKRLPHDLVDLKTLKKILLIDDHVGTAIAGLHADARKLIDQARVQAQVNRLSYEEPISVHSLVVNICDTKQMHTQYGGVRPFGVSLLVGGVDFHGPQLYTTDPSGSFWGWKATAIGKESDVIRDFFNENYTSDMDLEAAQELALKGLLRAEGEEADIDPAEKAETIDIGRINADDKQFKLLSTDEVEAILKKMVS